DNA sequence from the Ramlibacter agri genome:
GGCGTGCCCTGGTGCCACGCACGCTCGCCGGTGGCGCCGGGCGGCCTGCACCTCACCTTGAAATCGGGTAACTTCGGCGGGCCCGGCTTTTTCCGGGAAGCTTTCGAACTGCTTGCCTGAACATGTCCGCTGCCCGCGCCGCCAAACACAAGCCTGTCGTCGTCGACGAGCCGCCCAAGGTCACGCCGCTGATCACGACCTTGGCTGCGCGCATCGTCGACCTGGTGCGGCGCGAGGATTTCCCGGCGGGCCATCGGCTCACCGAGCAGTCGCTGGTGGACGCGCTGGGCGTGTCGCGCTCGCCGGTGCGCAAGGCGCTGCAGGTGCTGGCGCAGCAGGGCGTGGTGCGTTCGGAGCCAAACCGCGGCTACCAGCTCGCCTTGCCCTCCGCCGGCCTGCAGCCGCTGGCGCTGGACGAGGCCGAGAGCGAGGAAGCGATCTACCTGCGCATCGCCAGCGACCGCATCCACGGCGAGCTGCCGCAGGAGGTGACCGAGAGCGAGCTGATGGAGCGCTATGGCGTGAGCCGCATCCAGGTGCAGCGCCTGCTCAATCGCATGGGCCGCGAGGCGATGGTGGAGCGCAAGCCGGGCCGCGGCTGGATCTTCCGGCCGCTGATGAACGACCTGCAATCGCACCGCGAGAGCTACCGCTTCCGCATGATCATCGAGCCCGCCGCCATCCTGGAGCCGGGCTACGCGGTGGACCTGGCGGAGCTGGAGAAGTGCCGGCGCGAACAGCAGCAGCTGCTGCAAGGCGGCGTGATGGGCTGCACGCCGGCGGACATCTTCCAGGCGGGCGTGCATTTCCACGAGACCATGATCGCCGGCGCGCACAACCGCTTCCTGGTGGATTCGCTGCGCACCATCAACCAGATGCGGCGGGTGGTGGAGTACGGCACGCGGCTCGACGCGGCGCGGCTGGAGCGGCAATGCCGCGACCACCTGGTGCTGATCGACCTGCTGGCGCGCAACGAGCGCATGGAGGCTTCGCAGTTCCTGCGGCAGCACCTGAACACCGCGCGCCTGACCAAGCTGGGGAACGAATGAACGAGAACGAAGCGCGCGCGGCCATCTGCGCCGTGGGCGCCAGCCTGTACGGGCGCGGTTACGTGCACGCGACGGCGGGCAACATCAGCGTGCGGCTGGACGATGGCAGCTTCCTGATCACGCCCACCGACGCCTGCCTCGGGCGGCTCGACGCCGCCCGGCTTTCGCACGTCGGCGCCGACGGCCGGCAGTTCGCCGGCGACAAGGCCAGCAAGACGCTGGCGCTGCATCGTTCGATCTACAAGGCAACCGAAGCCACCGGCCGCGCCGCGCGCTGCGTGCTGCACACGCACAGCACGCACACCGTGGCGCTGACCTTGCAGCCCGATGCGCGTGCGGATGCCGGCGAGCTGCTGCCGGCGCTCACGCCCTACTACGTGATGAAGGTCGGGCGCGTCCCCGTCATTCCCTATCACCGCCCCGGCGACCCCATGGTGGCGATGGAGGTGGCGCAGTGCATCGCGGACTACGACCAGCGCGGCCTGCAACTGCGCGCGGTGATGCTGGAGCGCCTCGGGCCCAACGTGTGGCACGACGACCCGTTCGCGGCGGCGGCGGTGCTGGAGGAGCTGGAAGAGACGGCGCGGCTGGCGCTGCTCGATGGCGGCCGCACGGCGCCCCTGGGGCTGGCGCAGATCGAGGAGCTGCGCGCGGCCTTCGGCGCGCAGTGGTGATCTCCTCTGAATTCACGTCGTTGACGTCATTCACGTAGGGTGCGCAGCTCGCTGCGCACCGGGCACGGCGCAGCCGATCACGCGGTGCGCAGCCGAGCTGCGCACCCTACATAACCCGAAGAAGAAGCGGCCGCCAGGGCCGCTCAACTCAGCTCGCCGCGTTCTCGCCCATCCCCAGCTGCTGCGCCAGGAACTCCGCGCGCTGCGCGCCCCAGCGGGTGTTCTCGATGTGGCGCAGCGTGGGCGTCGGCAGCTTGTCGGTGTTCATGCCGTTCCAGGCGCGGCGGCCCTTCCACGACAGGTTGTAGTAGATCGACACGCCTTCGCGCAGCTTCTCCGCGTACACCTGCGGCGGCAGCTTCAGCGCGGACAGCTTCTCGGCGGACCATTGCGCGGCGGTCTTCATGTGCATGGCGGCGGCGTACACGGCTTCCACCGGGTCGTTGGGGTCCTTCAGGCCCAGGGCCTTGGCGGTGCCCGGCTCGAACTGCGCGAGGCCGTAGCTGTGCGTGCCGGTCTTGCCGACGCCGGTGCGGGGCAGCCAGGAGGTTTCGGCGTTGATCAGGCCGTACACGTCCTGGTAGTTCAGGCCTACTTCGGCGAGGTTCGCGCGTTCGGCCGCGGCCTGCACCAGCAGCAGGCGCGAAGTGGCGTCCGGCGTCATGACCATGTCCTTGCCATTGCGCACTTCCACCCACTTGATCTGCGTGTGCAGGTCCGGCGCGGCGGCGATCGCCGTGGCGACGGCGGCCTTGGCCATCGGCGGCACGCCCAGCGTCGACAGCGGGTTGCTCACGGCGGAGCCGAGAGGCGCGACTTCCTGCACGCCCGCCGACGCGAAGCCGGGGAACGCGCCCAGTTCGTTCAGGCCGGCCACGGAACCGGCAAGGGCGAAGGGAACGGCCAGGGCAAGGGTCCAACGGGTGAAGCTCTGCATCATGTCTCTCTTGTAGGAACAGAATGACAGAGAGGTAGGACGGGCCCGAGTTCGGTGTCGGACGGCATCGGCTCAACCCAGTGACTCGATCGAGGATTTTTCCCGCGCTAAGCTCAGGGCCTGGAGCTTCCTGCCACAGCCATATGCGCATCCTTCTTGTCGAAGACGACCTCATGATCGGCAACGCCGTGCTGGACCTGCTGAGGTCCGAGCATTACGCGGCCGATTGGGTGCGCGATGGCGTCGCTGCCAATGCGGCCCTCGTGGCTGAGCGGTACGACCTCGTGCTGCTGGACCTGGGCCTGCCCAAGGCCGACGGCCTGCAGGTGCTGCGCACGCTGCGCGCGCGCCGCGATACCGTTCCTGTGCTTGTAGCGACCGCGCGCGACGCGAAAGGCGATCGCGTCGCGGGGCTCGACGCCGGCGCCGACGACTACATCGTGAAGCCTTACGACACCGACGAACTGCTGGCCCGCATCCGCGCGCTGCTGAGGCGAAGCGCCGGGCGCGGCGAGCCCTTGATCAGCCACAAGAACGTGGCCTTGAATCCGGCGACGCACGAAGCCAGCCTCAACGGCCAGCCGCTTGCGCTGTCCGCGCGCGAGTGGGCCGTGCTGGAGCCGATGCTGCAGCGTCCCGGCGTGGTGTTCTCGCGCGCCCAACTCGAAGAGAAACTGTATGGATGGAAGGACGAAGTGAGCAGCAATGCCGTCGAGGTCTACGTGCATGGCCTGCGCAAGAAGCTGGGCAGCGATTTCATCAAGACGGTGCGTGGCCTGGGCTACGTGATCCCGCGCGAATGAACACGCTCGAGCCCACCGCTTCCCCTTCGCTGCGCCGCCGCCTGCTGGGCCTGGTGCTGGCCGCCATCGGCGCCGTGACTCTGCTGCAAGCCACCACCACCTATCGCACGGCGCTGCTGGAGGCGGACAAGATGTTCGACTACCACCTGCAGGAGGTGGCGCGCTCGGTGCATGGCGGCGTGCCCTTCGTGCCGGGCAACGACGACTCCGAATATTCGGTGCAGGTGTGGGGCCCCGATGGCACCACCATCTACCGCAGCAATGGCGTGCGCCTGCCGGCACAGGCGGTGCTGGGCTTCTCGGACACCAAGGTCAACGGCATCCGCTTGCGCATCTATTCGCTCCAAACGCCGGAACATACGATCCAGATCGCGCAGGACCTCGATGCGCGCGAGGCGCGCGCCCGTGCGCTGGCCGCCAACGCGGTGCTGCCCGCGCTGGTGCTCGCGCCCCTGCTGATGCTGGCGGTGGGCTGGGTCATCAGTGCGTCGCTGGCGCCGCTCACGCGCATGCGGCGGCAGGTGGCCGCGCGCGAATCCACCGACCTCTCGCCGCTGGCGGCCGAAGGCGTGCCGCAGGAAGTGCAGCCGCTGGTGCGGGAACTCAATGCGCTGTTCGGGCGCGTGCGCGAAACCATGGAAGCCCAGCAGCACTTCGTCGCAGATGCGGCGCATGAGTTGCGCTCGCCGCTCACCGCGCTGAAGCTGCAGGTGCAGGCGGCGGAGCGGGCGCGCGACGAGGAGACGCGCCGCGCGGCGACGGCGGCGCTGGCCGGCGGCATCGAGCGGGCGATTGCGCTGGTCGAACAGCTGCTGGTGCTGGCCCGCGAGGAGGGCGCCATGGCGGCGCTGCCGGCGGAGGACGTGGACCTGGAAGCGCTGGCACGCGAATCCGTCTCCGAGCTGCTGCCCAAGGCGCAGGCCCGGCAGCAGGACCTGGGGCTCGCGGACAGCGAGCCGCTGTCGGTGCGCGCGGTGCCCGATGCCTTGCGCCTGCTGCTGCGCAACCTCGTCGACAACGCCATCAAGTACACGCCGGCCGGCGGCCGCATCGACATCGCCATGGGCCGCGCCGAGGGCGCGGCGTGGCTCGCGGTGGAAGACAGCGGCCCCGGCATCCCGGAGGCGGAGCGGCAGCGCGTGTTCGACCGCTTCTACCGCGTGCCGGGCAGCGAGGCGCCGGGCAGCGGCCTCGGCCTGGCCATCGTCAAGGCGATCGCCGAGCGCATGGGCGCGCAGCTGTCCCTCGGCCCTTCCGCCCTGGGCGGCCTGCGCGCGGAGATCCGCTTTCCCGCTGGCGCTTGAACTCCCGGACGCAAAACACGCAAAAGCACGCAAAGGACACAAAAAATTCAAGGCTGTCCTTTTGCGTCCTTTGCGCAACCTTTGCGACCTTTGCGTCCGGAAGTCCGCCTTTCGTTCTTAAGGTTCATCTAAGCCTGTGGCTGCACATTGCGAGGGTCCCGAACCGTTTCCCCCGCGAGGAGCCCTGATGAACAAGATGAATCTCAAGTCCGCACCGCTGGTGCTGGCCCTGCTGGGCGCCGGCGTGGTCGGTGGCGCGGCAGTCGAAGCGCTGCACCACACCGGCACGCCGGCCCACGCCGCCGTGCTGGCGCCCATGGCCGCGCCGGTCGTCACTTCCCCGGCCACCGGCTCCGCCGTGGTCATGCCGGACTTCCCCACCATCACGCAGCGCTACGGCCCGGCCGTGGTGAACATCAGCGTGACGGGCACGGCCAAGCCCGAGCAAGGCCAGATGCAGCAGCAGTTCAACGGCGACCCGCTGGACTTCTTCCGCCAGTTCCAGCGCGGCCAGATGCGCCCGCAGAAGCCCGTGCCCGTGCGCGGCACCGGCTCCGGCTTCATCGTCGGCGCCGACGGCCTGATCCTGACCAACGCCCACGTGGTGAAGGACGCCAACGAGGTGGTGGTGAAGCTCACCGACCGCCGCGAGTTCCGCGCCAAGGTGCTGGGCTCCGATCCCAAGACCGACATCGCGGTGCTGAAGATCAACGCCAAGAACCTGCCCGTGGTCACCATGGGCAGCGTGGAGAACCTGCGCGTCGGCGAATGGGTGCTGGCCATCGGCTCGCCCTTCGGCTTCGAGAACACGGTGACCGCCGGCGTCGTGAGCGCCAAGGGCCGCTCGCTGCCCGATGACAGCGCCGTGCCTTTCATCCAGACCGACGTGGCGGTGAACCCCGGCAACTCCGGCGGCCCGCTGTTCAACGCGCGCGGCGAGGTGGTGGGCATCAACTCGCAGATCTACAGCCAGTCCGGCGGCTACCAGGGCGTGTCCTTCGCCATCCCGATCGACCTGGCCAACAAGATCAAGGACCAGATCGTCGCCACCGGCAAGGTGCAGCACGCCAAGCTGGGTGTCGCGGTGCAGGAAGTGAACCAGAGCCTGGCCGATTCCTTCGGCCTGGACCGCCCCGAAGGCGCGCTGGTGTCCAACGTCGAAAAGGGCAGCCCCGCGGACCGCGCCGGCCTGCAGCCTGGCGACGTGATCCGCAGCGCCGGCGGCAAGGCGATCGTGTCTTCCGGCGACCTGCCGGCCCTGGTGAGCCTGAAGCGTCCTGGCGACCCGCTGGACCTGGAAGTCTGGCGCAATGGCAAGCGGGTGTCGCTGACGGCGAAGCTCGCGCCCTCGGGTGACAAGACGGCGGTGGCCGATGCCGGCGCCGACAACAGCAACGCCGGCAAGATCGGCCTGGCCGTGCGGCCGCTGCAGCCTGACGAAAAGAAGGAAGCGGGCGTCAAGAACGGCCTGGTCGTGGAAGACGTGGGCGGCGCCGCCGAACGCGCCGGCGTGGAGCAGGGCGACATCGTGCTGGCCGTCAACGGCACGCCGGTGTCCAGCGTGGAGCAGATGCGCCAGGCGGTTTCCAAGAGCGAAAAGTCCGTGGCGCTGCTGATCCAGCGCGGCGAGGACAAGATCTTCGTGCCGATCCGCCTGGGTTGATCCGGGTCCGGCCTTGAACTGCCGGACGCAAAATTCGCAAAGGTGACGCAAAGGTCGCAAAAGAACTGCCAGGGGCATCTTTTGCGACCTTTGCGTTCTTTTGCGTCCTTGGCGTCCGGAAGCTCGCATTCCGCATGCACCCAAGGTCCCGAGCATCTACGGTAGCGCGGCGGTAACATCCGCACGTGCCTGCCGACACCAGCCCCGCCAGCGACCTGCTGCTGAAGGTCACGCCGCCGCGCGTGCCGCGCAACCTCATTGCCCGGCCCGATCTCGCGGCGAAGAACCCGCGCCTGCGCGACCGGCCGGTGGTGCTGGTGCAGGCGCCTGCGGGTTTCGGGAAGACTTCGCTGCTGGCGCAATGGCGCCTGGAGCACCTCGCCGAAGGCGCCGCCGTGGCCTGGCTGCAGGCGCAGCCGCAGGACGACGTGCCGCGCTTCGTGCAGGCGCTGGCGCTTGCCGTGCGCAGCGGCGCCGGCCGGCCCACCTTCGGGCACGTGCTGCTCGACGCTGCGCCCCCGAGCGGCCTGGAAGGCGTCACCGGCTGGCTGGCCGAGGTCGCGCAGACTGCCCTGCAGATCGTGCTGGTCGTCGACGAGGCCGACCGCCTGCCGGAGGCAGCGCGCGAAGCGCTGGCCTACGTGCTGCGCAATGCTCCGCAGAACCTGCGCTGCATCGTTGCCGCCCGCTCCGATTGCGAACTGGAACTGGGTGACCTCATGGCCTACGGGCAGGCCGTGCTGGTCGATGCCGCGCAGCTGCGCTTCAGCCTGCCGGAAACCATCGAGCTGGTGCGGCAGCGCTTCGACGAGACCGCCGATGCCGATGCCGCCGCCCGCCTGCACGAGATGACCGAAGGCTGGCCGCTGGGCCTGCAGCTTGCGCTGTCGGTGATGGCCGGTCCCGCCGGCGAGGCCGCCATGCCGCGGCTGGACCTGCACGGCGGCGCCCTGCGCGCCCAGTTCGTCGGCCACCTGCTCGGCAACCTCGACCCGGCCGACGTGCGTTTCCTGGCCCTGGTGTCGGTGCTGGACCCCTTGCATCCGGGCTTGTGCGAAGCCGCCACCGAGGACCCGCAGGCCATCTCGCGGCTGGCCCGGCTGCAGCGCGACACCCCCATCTTCACGGCCAGCCAGGACGGCGAGTGGGTCCGCATGGCCGCGCTCGCCCGCGAGGCCTTGCGGCAGCGCTTCGACGCGTTGCCGGCGGCGCAGCAGGCCGGCGTGCGCCGCCGCGCCGCCGCCTGGTTCGCAGACCGCGACATGCTGGAAGAAGCCGCGGCGCAGTCGCTGGAAGCCGGCGACACCAAGCAGGCCTACGACCTGGCGGAACGCAGCCTCTACGACTCGCTGATCAGCCGCGGCCGGCAGGGCGCGGTGCTGGAATGGCTGGCGCGGCTGCCGCCGAAGGAGCTGGAGCGGCGTCCGCGCCTGCTGCTGGCCTGTGCCTGGTCGCTGGCCATCAGCGAGCGCCATGGCGAGGCGCAGCAGCTGGTGGCGCGGGTGCTCGAACAACCCGGCGTGGACGAACGCCTGCGCTGTGAGTGCGCGCTGATCCTCGGCGGCGCGGCCATCTTCGCCGACGACCCGGACCGCTTCGCCGCGCTGTACCGGCCCTGGGCCGACGATCCGCCGCTGACCGATCCGGTGCTGCTGCAGATGCATGCCAACCGGCGCGCTTTCCTGGCGCTGCTCGAAGGCGAGCCGGCGCTGGCGCGGCTGTACCAGCAGAAGGGGACGGGCGCGGAAGGCGCTTTTTACCTGCAGGGCTGGCGCGATTTCATCGTCGCGCTCAGCTACATCTGGGAAGGCCAAGTGAAGCTGGCCGAGCAGCTGCTGCGGCCCGTGCTGGCGCGCGCAGAAGCCGAGCTGGGCCGGCGCAGCAGCTTCGCCACCATGCTGGCTGCGCTCTACGCTGCGGCCTTGTGGGAGCACGACCAACCGGAAGAAGCTGCGGCGACCCTGGCCAACCGGCTCGACGTGCTGGAGCGCTGCGGCCTGGTCGAAGCCGTGCTGCTGGGTTTCCGTACGCTGGCGCGCATCGCGATGGTGGCGGGCGCCGAGCATCGCGCGCTGGAGCTGCTGGGCGCGCTGGACGCCGTGGGCATCGTGCGCAAGCTGCCGCGGCTGCGCGTGGCCAGCATGGTCGACCAGGTGCGGCTGCATGCGCGCAATTACCGCGGCGATTCGGCGCGGGCGCTCAGCCAGCAGATCGACGCGGTGCTGGCCGGGCCGGACGTGCCCGGGGGGCCGCTGTGGCATCGCTCGGTGCGGCACTTCCAGCTGATGGCGCGCGGCTACGCGGCCATCGCCGCGCAGGACTGGCGTGCGGCGCTGCAGCCGCTGGCGCAGGCCGACGAAGCGGTGCAGGAGCTGAAGCAGGGCCGCTTGCACATCGAGCTGCTGGGCATGCGCGCTTTCGCCATGGAGCGCTGCGGCGAGCGCGCGCAGCCTTTGCTGCGCGAAGCGCTGGACCTGGCGCGCTCCTTCGGCCTGCAGCGCGTGTTCTCGGACGCCCACCCGGACCTCGGCGCCTGGGTGCGGCAGGTCGCGGGCAGCGCGGCCGCGGTGCCGCCCGGCCCGGCGGCTCCCGCACCGGTGGCGGAGGCGCCGCGCCTGCGCGCCGCGCCGAGCATGGCGCTGACGCCCAAGGAGCGCGAGGTGCTCGCGCTGCTCGCGCGCGGCCTGTCCAACAAGGAGATCGGCCTGGCCATGCAGGTGGGCGAGGAGACGATCAAGTGGCACATGAAGAACCTGTTCGCCAAGCTCGATGCCGGCACGCGCAAGCAGGTGGTCGCGCGGGCGCGGATCTTCGGGCTGCTGAGCGAAGCGGCGTGAACCCCGTGGCCGGTCGCGAAGCGGCGATGCGCTTCGCGCGGTGCCTCAGAAAGCCGGCTCCGGCGCCACATGCGAGCGCAAGCCGCTGAAGCGCGAAGCGAACGCCGCATCCTCCTCCAGGTCACCCAGCCAGTCGCCCAGCGAGCGGCCGTCCGCCTCCACCCGCCGCGCCATGCACAGCGGCCGCGACACCGCGTTGGCAACGCTGCCGAAGTCATCGCGGCCGCGCACCACCACCCGCAGGTCCTGGCCCAGCTCCAGCCGCAGCCGGCGTAGCGCCTCGTCCTCGTCCACGCCCACCAGCAGCACGGCGAAGGCATTGCGGCCGTCGCGGCAAGCCAGGCCGCGATGGCCGGCCAGCGACACCAGCCGCGTCCCCAGGGCGCGCCGCACGCATTGCGCCATCGCCGGGCCGCGCATCGCCTCGATGGCGTCGATGTCGTCGGCCACCACCAGCAGCAGCGTCAGGTCGCGCCCGCGACGGCATGCCGCGCGCAGCGCGACCCCGCCACGCAGCAGGAACTGCCGCCCGCTCAGCAGGCCCGCGGCGGGGCGGTGCGGCCCGGAGGCGGCCGGCCACAGCCGCCGCCACCACCCCAGCAGGGTGCTTCCCACGGTGTCTCCAGTCGTTCTTCGATCTCGTTCCATGCCGGGAAGTCTCCCCCGGAAGGGCTTCCGGAGCGCCCCCCACGGCGGGGAGGCCCGATAGACCCCAAACCCCCTCCACACGGGGGGGACTCCCGTCAGGCTCGGTGACTAAATTTCGGGCATCCCAAGGAGACATATGAGCACCGTGAACACCTCCCGCGCCGGCACCGCACCGGCCTTCGTGCCGGCCGCTTCGCTGGACCGCAGCCTGCACGTCGAACCGCTCACCTGCGCCATCGGCGCTCGCATCGACAACGTCAGCCTGGCCAGCGCCTCGCGCGACAAGGACCTCGCCGAGGAACTGCGCGCGCTGCTGGTCAAGCACAAGGTCCTGTTCTTCCGCAACCAGGACATCACCCGCGCCGAGCACGTGGCCTTCGCCCGCCACTTCGGCGAACTGGAGGACCATCCGGTGGCGGGCAGCGACCCCGACCATCCCGGGCTGGTGCGCATCTACAAGAGCGCCGACAACCCGCCGGACCGCTACGAAAACGCCTGGCACACCGATGCCACCTGGCGCGAGAAGCCGCCCTTCGGCTGCGTGCTGCGCTGCGTGGAACGCCCGCCGGTGGGCGGCGACACGATGTGGGCCAACATGGTGCTGGCCTACGAGAAGCTGCCGCAGGCCGTGAAGGAGCAGATCGCAGGCCTGCGTGCCCGCCACAGCATCGAGGCGAGCTTCGGCGCCGCGATGCCCGCCGACAGGCGCCTGGCGCTGCACGCGCAGTTCCCGGACGCCGAGCACCCGGTGGTGCGCACGCACCCGGACACGGGCGAGAAGATCCTGTTCGTGAACGCGTTCACCACGCACTTCACCAACTTCCACACGCCGGCCAACGTGCGCTACGGCCAGGACTACAACATGGGCGCCTCGGCGCTGCTGAACTACCTGATCGCGCAGGCCGCGATCCCCGAGTACCAGGTGCGCTGGCGCTGGGAACCGAACGACATGGCCATGTGGGACAACCGGTCCACGCAGCACTACGCCGTCATGGACTACCCGCCCTGCAACCGCAAGATGGAACGCGCCGGAATCATCGGCGAAGCCACGTACTGATTCACCTTCACCTTCACCAGACGAGACAACGCCCCATGAACTTCCTCGACGGCTCCCTCTTCCCCGAGAACCAGGACAAGCTGGTCATCACCGCAGCGCCTTACGGCCCCGAGTGGATCCCCTCCGACTTCCCCGAGGACATCCCGGTGCGGATGGAAGACCAGATCCAGAAGGCGGTGGACTGCTACAACGCCGGCGCCACCGTGCTGCACCTGCACGTGCGCGAGCTGGACGGCAAAGGCTCCAAGCGCCTGTCCAAGTTCAACGAGCTGATCGCCGGCGTGCGCAAGGCCGTGCCCGAGATGGTGATCCAGGTCGGCGGCTCGATCTCCTTCGCGCCCGAAAGCGACGGCGCCGCTGCCAAGTGGCTGTCCGACGACACGCGCCACATGCTGGCCGACCTCGACCCGAAGCCGGACCAGGTGACGGTGACGGTGAACACCTCGCAGATGAACGTGCTGGAGCAGATGGACGTCGAGGACATCGCCGGCACCTCGCTGGCGACGCCCGACGTCAACCGCGCCTACCGCGAGATGATCGTGCCGTCGAACCCGAGCTTCTTCGAGGAGCACGTGCGCCGCCTGACCAAGGCCGGCATCCAGAGCGCCTTCCAGTTCTACAACATCAACAGCTTCGAGACCGTGGAGCGCCTGATCCGGCGCGGCATTTACAAGGGCCCGCTGGTGTGCAACTGGG
Encoded proteins:
- a CDS encoding GntR family transcriptional regulator, producing the protein MSAARAAKHKPVVVDEPPKVTPLITTLAARIVDLVRREDFPAGHRLTEQSLVDALGVSRSPVRKALQVLAQQGVVRSEPNRGYQLALPSAGLQPLALDEAESEEAIYLRIASDRIHGELPQEVTESELMERYGVSRIQVQRLLNRMGREAMVERKPGRGWIFRPLMNDLQSHRESYRFRMIIEPAAILEPGYAVDLAELEKCRREQQQLLQGGVMGCTPADIFQAGVHFHETMIAGAHNRFLVDSLRTINQMRRVVEYGTRLDAARLERQCRDHLVLIDLLARNERMEASQFLRQHLNTARLTKLGNE
- a CDS encoding aldolase, producing MNENEARAAICAVGASLYGRGYVHATAGNISVRLDDGSFLITPTDACLGRLDAARLSHVGADGRQFAGDKASKTLALHRSIYKATEATGRAARCVLHTHSTHTVALTLQPDARADAGELLPALTPYYVMKVGRVPVIPYHRPGDPMVAMEVAQCIADYDQRGLQLRAVMLERLGPNVWHDDPFAAAAVLEELEETARLALLDGGRTAPLGLAQIEELRAAFGAQW
- a CDS encoding response regulator encodes the protein MRILLVEDDLMIGNAVLDLLRSEHYAADWVRDGVAANAALVAERYDLVLLDLGLPKADGLQVLRTLRARRDTVPVLVATARDAKGDRVAGLDAGADDYIVKPYDTDELLARIRALLRRSAGRGEPLISHKNVALNPATHEASLNGQPLALSAREWAVLEPMLQRPGVVFSRAQLEEKLYGWKDEVSSNAVEVYVHGLRKKLGSDFIKTVRGLGYVIPRE
- a CDS encoding ATP-binding protein; translated protein: MNTLEPTASPSLRRRLLGLVLAAIGAVTLLQATTTYRTALLEADKMFDYHLQEVARSVHGGVPFVPGNDDSEYSVQVWGPDGTTIYRSNGVRLPAQAVLGFSDTKVNGIRLRIYSLQTPEHTIQIAQDLDAREARARALAANAVLPALVLAPLLMLAVGWVISASLAPLTRMRRQVAARESTDLSPLAAEGVPQEVQPLVRELNALFGRVRETMEAQQHFVADAAHELRSPLTALKLQVQAAERARDEETRRAATAALAGGIERAIALVEQLLVLAREEGAMAALPAEDVDLEALARESVSELLPKAQARQQDLGLADSEPLSVRAVPDALRLLLRNLVDNAIKYTPAGGRIDIAMGRAEGAAWLAVEDSGPGIPEAERQRVFDRFYRVPGSEAPGSGLGLAIVKAIAERMGAQLSLGPSALGGLRAEIRFPAGA
- a CDS encoding DegQ family serine endoprotease: MNKMNLKSAPLVLALLGAGVVGGAAVEALHHTGTPAHAAVLAPMAAPVVTSPATGSAVVMPDFPTITQRYGPAVVNISVTGTAKPEQGQMQQQFNGDPLDFFRQFQRGQMRPQKPVPVRGTGSGFIVGADGLILTNAHVVKDANEVVVKLTDRREFRAKVLGSDPKTDIAVLKINAKNLPVVTMGSVENLRVGEWVLAIGSPFGFENTVTAGVVSAKGRSLPDDSAVPFIQTDVAVNPGNSGGPLFNARGEVVGINSQIYSQSGGYQGVSFAIPIDLANKIKDQIVATGKVQHAKLGVAVQEVNQSLADSFGLDRPEGALVSNVEKGSPADRAGLQPGDVIRSAGGKAIVSSGDLPALVSLKRPGDPLDLEVWRNGKRVSLTAKLAPSGDKTAVADAGADNSNAGKIGLAVRPLQPDEKKEAGVKNGLVVEDVGGAAERAGVEQGDIVLAVNGTPVSSVEQMRQAVSKSEKSVALLIQRGEDKIFVPIRLG
- a CDS encoding helix-turn-helix transcriptional regulator; translated protein: MPADTSPASDLLLKVTPPRVPRNLIARPDLAAKNPRLRDRPVVLVQAPAGFGKTSLLAQWRLEHLAEGAAVAWLQAQPQDDVPRFVQALALAVRSGAGRPTFGHVLLDAAPPSGLEGVTGWLAEVAQTALQIVLVVDEADRLPEAAREALAYVLRNAPQNLRCIVAARSDCELELGDLMAYGQAVLVDAAQLRFSLPETIELVRQRFDETADADAAARLHEMTEGWPLGLQLALSVMAGPAGEAAMPRLDLHGGALRAQFVGHLLGNLDPADVRFLALVSVLDPLHPGLCEAATEDPQAISRLARLQRDTPIFTASQDGEWVRMAALAREALRQRFDALPAAQQAGVRRRAAAWFADRDMLEEAAAQSLEAGDTKQAYDLAERSLYDSLISRGRQGAVLEWLARLPPKELERRPRLLLACAWSLAISERHGEAQQLVARVLEQPGVDERLRCECALILGGAAIFADDPDRFAALYRPWADDPPLTDPVLLQMHANRRAFLALLEGEPALARLYQQKGTGAEGAFYLQGWRDFIVALSYIWEGQVKLAEQLLRPVLARAEAELGRRSSFATMLAALYAAALWEHDQPEEAAATLANRLDVLERCGLVEAVLLGFRTLARIAMVAGAEHRALELLGALDAVGIVRKLPRLRVASMVDQVRLHARNYRGDSARALSQQIDAVLAGPDVPGGPLWHRSVRHFQLMARGYAAIAAQDWRAALQPLAQADEAVQELKQGRLHIELLGMRAFAMERCGERAQPLLREALDLARSFGLQRVFSDAHPDLGAWVRQVAGSAAAVPPGPAAPAPVAEAPRLRAAPSMALTPKEREVLALLARGLSNKEIGLAMQVGEETIKWHMKNLFAKLDAGTRKQVVARARIFGLLSEAA
- a CDS encoding GGDEF domain-containing protein, with translation MGSTLLGWWRRLWPAASGPHRPAAGLLSGRQFLLRGGVALRAACRRGRDLTLLLVVADDIDAIEAMRGPAMAQCVRRALGTRLVSLAGHRGLACRDGRNAFAVLLVGVDEDEALRRLRLELGQDLRVVVRGRDDFGSVANAVSRPLCMARRVEADGRSLGDWLGDLEEDAAFASRFSGLRSHVAPEPAF
- a CDS encoding TauD/TfdA dioxygenase family protein; protein product: MHVEPLTCAIGARIDNVSLASASRDKDLAEELRALLVKHKVLFFRNQDITRAEHVAFARHFGELEDHPVAGSDPDHPGLVRIYKSADNPPDRYENAWHTDATWREKPPFGCVLRCVERPPVGGDTMWANMVLAYEKLPQAVKEQIAGLRARHSIEASFGAAMPADRRLALHAQFPDAEHPVVRTHPDTGEKILFVNAFTTHFTNFHTPANVRYGQDYNMGASALLNYLIAQAAIPEYQVRWRWEPNDMAMWDNRSTQHYAVMDYPPCNRKMERAGIIGEATY
- a CDS encoding 3-keto-5-aminohexanoate cleavage protein translates to MNFLDGSLFPENQDKLVITAAPYGPEWIPSDFPEDIPVRMEDQIQKAVDCYNAGATVLHLHVRELDGKGSKRLSKFNELIAGVRKAVPEMVIQVGGSISFAPESDGAAAKWLSDDTRHMLADLDPKPDQVTVTVNTSQMNVLEQMDVEDIAGTSLATPDVNRAYREMIVPSNPSFFEEHVRRLTKAGIQSAFQFYNINSFETVERLIRRGIYKGPLVCNWVAIGGGMDQPTIYSLSNFLRAIPDGTMLTVESSMRNVLPINMMGIAMGLHVRCGIEDNLWNQSRTEKMSTVKQVEQLVRMSREFGREIATGKEAREICKIGVFYDTVEETLAANGFAPNHKGRQQGFLRKAA